In a single window of the Streptomyces sp. NBC_00285 genome:
- a CDS encoding helix-turn-helix transcriptional regulator: MDRVLLADFLRARREVLQPEDVGLPRGQRRRTGGLRREEVATLAGMSADYYSRIEQQRGPAPSERMLVALARALRLSLNERDHLFVLGGIAAPRRIIRDDHVGPTMMRIVGGLLNVPAMLMSRFGETLLQTPPAVALLGDFTRHSGLSRYLVYRWFTGDPQVRGLYPVEDHPLRGRAFAAEIRDAYTADPTGRAGEIVAALLDVSPEFAEVWRLHEVGVTHHHDLKRYLHPELGELELYSEMLIDPEQCQQLLVFTAVPGSPSRGKLQMLFAVGP; encoded by the coding sequence ATGGACCGGGTGTTGCTGGCGGATTTTCTCCGCGCGCGTCGTGAGGTGTTGCAGCCGGAGGATGTCGGGCTTCCTCGCGGACAGCGGCGCCGCACTGGTGGGTTGCGGCGCGAGGAGGTGGCGACGCTGGCCGGCATGTCGGCCGACTACTACAGCCGGATCGAGCAGCAGCGTGGTCCGGCGCCCTCGGAACGGATGCTTGTCGCGCTCGCCCGGGCGTTGCGGCTCAGCCTGAACGAGCGCGACCACCTCTTCGTCCTCGGCGGCATCGCGGCGCCCCGGCGGATCATACGAGATGATCATGTCGGCCCCACCATGATGCGGATCGTCGGCGGCCTCCTGAACGTGCCGGCGATGTTGATGTCGCGCTTCGGTGAAACGCTCCTGCAGACACCTCCGGCGGTCGCACTGCTCGGTGACTTCACCCGCCACTCGGGCCTGTCCCGGTACCTGGTCTACCGCTGGTTCACCGGCGATCCGCAGGTCCGTGGCCTGTATCCGGTGGAGGATCATCCGCTGCGGGGCAGGGCGTTCGCCGCGGAGATCCGGGACGCCTACACGGCCGATCCCACGGGTAGGGCCGGTGAGATCGTCGCGGCTCTGCTCGATGTCAGTCCCGAGTTCGCGGAGGTCTGGCGGTTGCACGAGGTGGGGGTGACCCACCACCACGACCTCAAGCGTTACCTGCACCCCGAGCTGGGTGAACTGGAGCTCTACTCCGAGATGCTGATAGATCCCGAGCAGTGCCAGCAGCTGCTGGTCTTCACCGCCGTACCCGGTTCCCCCAGCCGGGGCAAGCTGCAGATGCTGTTCGCCGTCGGTCCTTAG
- a CDS encoding alpha/beta hydrolase, with the protein MSLSLDPEFAQVFAPMAESMTGATPPPVGDVAARRAMWEPIIGAASAAQPVPADVTTTEYYATADDGTKITMRWYAKTDALAGPAALFFHGGGYIFGHIDLFDGPVARYSSASGVPMLSVEYRRAPEHPFPTPVEDGYTALRWLHEHAGELGVDPARIGVMGDSAGGGLAAALSILTRERGGPAIARQILLMPMLDDRTTTPDPHIEPYLLWSYDDSRTAWPALLGDAAGGPDVPATAAPARLKDATGLPPAYIEVGQLDAFRDEDLAYALKLSRAGVPVEFHLHPGVPHEFDSIAFTTDVARRAIADRVRALTSL; encoded by the coding sequence ATGTCACTCAGTCTCGACCCCGAGTTCGCCCAGGTTTTCGCCCCCATGGCCGAGTCCATGACGGGCGCCACCCCTCCGCCCGTCGGCGACGTTGCCGCGCGCCGCGCCATGTGGGAACCGATCATCGGTGCCGCCTCGGCGGCCCAGCCGGTCCCGGCCGACGTCACGACCACCGAGTACTACGCCACCGCCGACGACGGCACGAAGATCACCATGCGCTGGTACGCCAAGACGGACGCCCTTGCCGGTCCGGCCGCGTTGTTCTTCCACGGCGGCGGTTACATCTTCGGCCACATCGATCTGTTCGACGGCCCCGTTGCCCGCTACAGCTCCGCCAGTGGCGTGCCGATGCTGTCGGTCGAGTACCGCCGGGCCCCCGAACACCCCTTCCCCACACCGGTCGAGGACGGGTACACCGCCCTGCGCTGGCTGCACGAGCACGCCGGCGAGCTGGGTGTCGACCCCGCGCGGATCGGTGTGATGGGCGACAGTGCCGGAGGCGGACTGGCCGCGGCGCTGTCGATCCTCACCCGGGAGCGCGGCGGTCCGGCGATCGCCCGGCAGATCCTGCTCATGCCGATGCTCGACGACCGCACCACCACGCCCGACCCGCACATCGAGCCCTACCTGCTGTGGTCCTACGACGACAGCCGCACCGCGTGGCCGGCCCTGCTCGGCGACGCCGCGGGCGGGCCCGACGTACCCGCCACGGCCGCCCCGGCCCGCCTCAAGGACGCGACCGGTCTGCCTCCCGCCTACATCGAGGTCGGCCAACTCGACGCCTTCCGCGACGAGGACCTCGCCTACGCCCTCAAACTCAGCCGGGCCGGCGTCCCCGTGGAGTTCCACCTCCACCCCGGTGTCCCGCACGAGTTCGACTCCATCGCCTTCACTACCGATGTCGCCCGCCGCGCCATCGCCGACCGCGTACGCGCCCTCACCTCCCTCTAG
- a CDS encoding ABC transporter substrate-binding protein translates to MDTFAARRSGAERVPALVLGRQDGGDPRWPAYLIREYQHRLAGHGNAHGRMAHALVDDAELSGGFLAAIDRMALRFQQTMPSGRLRLRAFHTCRAVLESERGTGDLQSQQQPIVDALYAELLKRRWSLRVGGHMADFLGQRVLTGWLQGIVAAAVVGVPKLFYRWFLRRWGLRWVADECRTATFLDAALSFCREGELDREDPRVRRILLRALLTDLRAATRRRSRLSHLWARRRWSFVVLIPEIDAVDGPGRALLGTFAELAGDHPSRPLLVLAGCAGPPPDYAVPLGADLDRPNGIADKVFAVLSEDNAEPVRLVALPAEDDTEGTARNKIEKGSGITVRKDHFLDWVRPSVLPVLALATAAFYLLPVSLWPGTARPEPPSCVTVPTGERVGVTDGEQCDLAVPGDPGKELRELERQVAKENARIPAGRYRTLVFLAPLSLQKGVYDDPPLGLQILRGAIAEQHRLNAGVRQNKMPVRLLIANTGQYFQYGARNDKAPKDPDVAQMIIDRQREDHIAAVIGITQSRRQSLRAVQELDRASIPVVANGVSGSTMVGPDSPQRYFQISAPNTRLGPVFADFIRHSPEIHRLTGSRPHAVVVYDPTDPSFSTDLRNVFLHAYQPYGGIEEITYSEKPGATTPDSIATDVCNKVSATHGIVVYLARSGVLPSLLNAMQSAGGQCQPAQGTTIPLIAESAPIDFQLDPARTARAYPYMTLFYETANAPTSDPRDPYAQFTQDFAAVFGHLSADADAAGGFDTVGIVSKVIENLLPASPDVQPNDIYLWLTAHGVSQYPGASGVLRLDAKNKYPPDKAVYIREITQPDGATTTLLNCGILPDRQNRRTWGTAPDTFPCPRKGAAAPFG, encoded by the coding sequence TTGGACACGTTCGCGGCCAGGCGGTCCGGGGCCGAGAGAGTGCCCGCCCTGGTGCTCGGCAGGCAGGACGGCGGTGATCCGCGATGGCCTGCCTACCTCATCCGGGAGTACCAGCACCGGCTGGCAGGCCACGGCAACGCGCACGGCCGGATGGCGCACGCGCTCGTCGACGACGCTGAACTGAGCGGCGGCTTCCTCGCGGCGATCGACCGGATGGCGCTGAGGTTTCAGCAAACCATGCCGTCAGGGCGCCTTCGGCTGCGGGCCTTCCACACCTGCCGGGCCGTACTGGAGTCGGAGCGCGGCACGGGAGACCTCCAGTCGCAGCAGCAGCCCATCGTCGACGCGCTCTACGCGGAACTGTTGAAGCGACGATGGTCCCTGCGGGTCGGCGGGCACATGGCGGACTTCCTGGGACAGCGTGTTCTGACCGGCTGGCTGCAGGGAATCGTCGCCGCCGCGGTCGTCGGGGTTCCCAAGCTGTTCTACCGCTGGTTCCTGCGCCGCTGGGGGCTGAGGTGGGTGGCGGACGAATGCCGTACCGCCACCTTCCTGGACGCCGCCCTGTCCTTCTGCCGGGAGGGCGAACTGGACCGTGAGGACCCGCGCGTGCGGCGGATTCTGCTGCGCGCTCTTCTCACCGACCTGCGCGCAGCGACCCGGCGCAGGTCCCGGCTGAGCCATCTGTGGGCCCGGCGGCGCTGGTCCTTCGTCGTCCTCATCCCGGAGATCGACGCGGTGGACGGACCCGGCCGGGCTCTGCTGGGCACGTTCGCGGAACTGGCCGGTGACCATCCGTCCCGGCCCCTGCTGGTGCTCGCGGGCTGCGCGGGCCCGCCGCCGGACTACGCCGTCCCGCTCGGCGCCGACCTCGACCGGCCGAACGGCATCGCCGACAAGGTGTTCGCCGTCCTCAGCGAGGACAACGCCGAACCCGTACGTCTCGTCGCGCTGCCGGCTGAGGACGACACGGAGGGCACCGCAAGGAACAAGATCGAGAAGGGCAGCGGGATCACGGTCCGCAAGGACCACTTCCTCGACTGGGTGCGTCCCTCGGTGCTGCCGGTCCTGGCCCTGGCGACCGCGGCTTTCTACCTGCTCCCCGTCTCGCTCTGGCCGGGCACAGCACGTCCCGAACCGCCCTCGTGCGTCACGGTGCCCACGGGTGAACGTGTGGGGGTCACCGACGGCGAACAGTGCGATCTCGCCGTGCCCGGAGACCCCGGCAAGGAACTCCGGGAGCTGGAACGCCAGGTCGCCAAGGAGAACGCCCGGATCCCCGCCGGGCGGTACCGCACCCTTGTCTTCCTCGCGCCGCTCAGCCTGCAAAAGGGTGTCTACGACGATCCGCCGCTCGGCCTGCAGATCCTGCGCGGCGCGATCGCCGAGCAGCACCGGCTGAACGCCGGCGTCCGCCAGAACAAGATGCCCGTCCGCCTGCTCATCGCCAACACCGGCCAGTACTTCCAGTACGGCGCCCGCAACGACAAGGCGCCCAAGGACCCGGACGTCGCACAGATGATCATCGACCGGCAGCGTGAGGACCACATCGCCGCGGTCATCGGCATCACCCAGAGCCGCCGCCAGTCGCTGCGGGCGGTCCAGGAACTCGACCGGGCCAGCATCCCGGTCGTCGCCAACGGCGTATCCGGCAGCACCATGGTCGGACCCGACTCGCCGCAGCGCTACTTCCAGATCTCCGCCCCCAACACGCGCCTGGGCCCCGTCTTCGCCGACTTCATCCGCCACTCCCCCGAGATCCACCGCCTCACCGGGAGTCGGCCGCACGCCGTCGTCGTCTACGACCCGACCGATCCCTCCTTCAGCACGGACCTCAGGAACGTCTTCCTCCACGCCTACCAGCCCTACGGCGGCATCGAGGAGATCACCTACAGCGAGAAACCCGGAGCCACCACACCGGACAGCATCGCCACCGACGTGTGCAACAAGGTCTCCGCCACCCACGGCATCGTCGTCTACCTCGCACGGTCGGGCGTGCTGCCCAGCCTCCTCAACGCCATGCAGAGCGCCGGCGGGCAGTGCCAGCCGGCCCAGGGCACGACCATCCCGCTGATCGCCGAGAGCGCCCCCATCGACTTCCAGCTCGATCCCGCCCGGACGGCACGCGCCTACCCGTACATGACGCTGTTCTACGAGACGGCGAACGCCCCCACCTCCGACCCCCGCGACCCCTACGCCCAGTTCACCCAGGACTTCGCGGCCGTCTTCGGGCACCTGAGCGCCGACGCCGACGCGGCCGGCGGCTTCGACACCGTCGGCATCGTCTCCAAGGTCATCGAAAACCTGCTGCCGGCCTCCCCCGACGTCCAGCCCAACGACATCTACCTGTGGCTCACCGCCCACGGCGTGTCCCAGTACCCCGGCGCCTCGGGCGTACTGCGCCTGGACGCCAAGAACAAGTACCCGCCCGACAAGGCCGTCTACATCCGCGAGATCACCCAACCGGACGGCGCCACGACCACGCTGCTCAACTGCGGCATCCTGCCCGACCGGCAAAACCGCAGGACGTGGGGCACCGCACCGGACACCTTCCCCTGCCCCCGCAAAGGAGCGGCAGCACCGTTCGGCTGA
- a CDS encoding IS3 family transposase → MIFRDPTRGLVFAGINNTSPLRSDAGLRATRFGVGPDCRVLGWSESAYHAHRKRPKSARRLRDKQLMPLIQQVHAESGGSTYGGRRSTRALRRKGIGVARCTIERLMVVLGLESVSRGQRRRTTVSEPSVPRPPDLAVRLKQDHRRLRNAGQRTLPLR, encoded by the coding sequence GTGATCTTCCGCGATCCCACCCGCGGCCTCGTCTTCGCCGGGATCAACAACACCTCGCCCCTGCGCAGCGATGCCGGCCTGCGTGCGACCCGCTTCGGAGTCGGGCCCGACTGCCGGGTGCTCGGCTGGTCCGAGTCGGCCTACCACGCCCACAGGAAGCGGCCGAAGTCCGCGCGCCGGCTCCGTGACAAGCAGCTCATGCCGCTGATCCAGCAAGTTCACGCCGAGTCGGGCGGCAGCACCTATGGGGGCCGGCGGAGCACCCGTGCGCTGCGGCGCAAGGGCATCGGCGTGGCCCGCTGCACCATCGAGCGGCTGATGGTGGTGCTGGGCCTGGAGAGCGTGAGCCGCGGACAGCGGCGGCGGACCACCGTGTCGGAGCCGTCGGTGCCCCGCCCGCCGGACCTGGCAGTACGCCTGAAACAAGATCACCGGAGGCTGCGAAACGCGGGGCAGCGCACCCTGCCGCTCCGGTAG
- a CDS encoding SRPBCC family protein, whose translation MTTLLIGPADKTVTITVQQRTRTAPQDAFRILVPIDLPTVFRPVVPFPGISSVKNQTEAWDHAGSRRNPQFDDGSQADEELTEYVAGSSFAYQLTGFTNVLSRLAAGIRGEFNVNPDGAGALIRWTYEFKPLPGRRWILAGPFAPLWRRYMVAALDLCVHVIETKDNSEQVQLRAG comes from the coding sequence ATGACCACACTCCTCATCGGCCCAGCCGACAAGACCGTCACCATCACCGTCCAGCAGCGGACCCGCACGGCACCCCAGGACGCCTTCCGCATCCTGGTGCCCATCGACCTCCCCACCGTCTTCCGCCCGGTGGTTCCGTTCCCCGGCATCAGCAGCGTAAAGAACCAGACCGAGGCCTGGGACCACGCGGGATCGCGAAGAAACCCGCAGTTCGACGACGGTTCCCAGGCCGACGAAGAACTCACCGAGTACGTAGCGGGCTCCAGCTTCGCCTACCAGCTGACCGGCTTCACCAATGTCCTCTCCCGCCTTGCGGCCGGTATACGGGGCGAGTTCAACGTCAACCCTGACGGTGCCGGCGCACTCATCCGCTGGACCTACGAGTTCAAGCCGCTGCCCGGCCGCCGCTGGATCCTGGCCGGTCCCTTCGCCCCGCTCTGGCGCCGCTACATGGTCGCCGCCCTCGACCTGTGCGTCCACGTCATCGAAACGAAGGACAACAGCGAGCAGGTGCAGCTCCGGGCCGGGTGA
- a CDS encoding helix-turn-helix transcriptional regulator yields the protein MDRVLLADFLRARREVLQPEDVGLPRGQRRRTGGLRREEVAALAGMSADYYSRIEQQRGPAPSERMLVALARALRLSLSERDHLFVLGGIAAPRRIVRDDHVGPTMMRIVTGLSDVPAIVLSRFGEALLQTRPAVALLGDFTRYSGLSRYLVYRWFTHDPQVRGLYPVEDHSLRGRVFAAEIRDAYTADPTGRAGEIVAALLDVSPEFAEVWRLHEVGVTHHHDLKRYLHPELGELELYSEMLIDPEQCQQLLVFTATPGSPSHRKLQLLAAVAP from the coding sequence ATGGACCGGGTGTTGCTGGCGGATTTTCTTCGCGCGCGTCGTGAGGTGTTGCAGCCGGAGGATGTCGGGCTTCCTCGTGGGCAGCGGCGCCGTACTGGTGGGTTGCGGCGCGAGGAGGTGGCGGCGCTGGCCGGTATGTCGGCCGACTACTACAGCCGGATCGAGCAGCAGCGTGGTCCGGCGCCCTCGGAGCGGATGCTTGTCGCGCTCGCCCGGGCGTTGCGGCTCAGCCTGAGCGAGCGTGACCATCTTTTCGTCCTCGGCGGGATCGCGGCGCCCCGGCGGATCGTGCGTGATGATCATGTTGGGCCGACGATGATGCGGATCGTCACCGGCCTCTCGGACGTGCCCGCCATCGTGCTGTCACGGTTCGGTGAGGCGTTGCTGCAGACGCGTCCGGCGGTTGCGCTGCTCGGTGACTTCACTCGGTACTCGGGGCTGTCCCGGTATCTGGTCTACCGCTGGTTCACTCATGACCCGCAGGTCCGCGGCCTGTATCCGGTGGAGGATCATTCGCTGCGGGGCAGGGTGTTCGCCGCGGAGATCCGGGACGCGTACACGGCGGACCCCACGGGTAGGGCCGGTGAGATCGTCGCGGCTCTGCTCGATGTCAGTCCCGAGTTCGCGGAGGTCTGGCGGTTGCATGAGGTGGGGGTGACTCATCACCACGACCTCAAGCGTTACCTGCACCCCGAGCTGGGTGAACTGGAGCTCTACTCCGAGATGCTGATAGATCCCGAGCAGTGCCAGCAGCTGCTGGTGTTCACCGCCACGCCCGGCTCCCCGAGCCATCGCAAGCTCCAGCTCCTGGCCGCTGTCGCCCCTTAG
- a CDS encoding NADP-dependent oxidoreductase, with translation MKAIVFDTFGGTEVLHEAETEVPEPGPGQVRVRVQAVGVNPVDGKIRSGIMEGIFPTTLPAVPGGEIAGTVDALGEGVDLFKVGDEVLGWSDTGAYAQYALATATTLAPKPAGLDWTHAAALPVASDGADRVLDLLDVKTGETLLIHGASGALGTVAVQLAVARGARVIGTAGPANQEYVTSLGATALVYGEGLVERVRALAPGGVDAVLDAAGKGALEDSISLRGGTDRIVTTADFRARELGVVFAEGPARRSATRLAELARQATAGTLMTTVGATYPLADAAKAQQASDAGHSRGKLVLTVG, from the coding sequence ATGAAGGCCATCGTTTTCGACACGTTCGGCGGCACCGAGGTCCTGCACGAGGCGGAAACCGAGGTTCCCGAGCCCGGTCCCGGCCAGGTGCGCGTACGTGTACAGGCTGTCGGCGTCAACCCGGTGGACGGCAAGATCCGCTCCGGGATCATGGAAGGCATCTTCCCCACCACCCTGCCCGCCGTCCCCGGTGGGGAGATTGCCGGCACCGTCGACGCCCTCGGCGAAGGCGTCGACCTGTTCAAGGTGGGCGACGAAGTGCTGGGCTGGTCCGACACCGGCGCCTACGCCCAGTACGCGCTGGCCACTGCGACCACCCTCGCCCCCAAACCGGCCGGCCTGGACTGGACGCACGCGGCCGCCCTGCCCGTGGCGAGCGACGGCGCAGATCGGGTCCTGGACCTGCTCGACGTCAAAACCGGCGAGACCCTGCTGATCCACGGCGCGTCCGGCGCGCTGGGCACCGTCGCCGTCCAGCTCGCCGTCGCCCGCGGTGCCCGCGTCATCGGCACCGCCGGCCCGGCCAACCAGGAGTACGTGACCTCGCTCGGCGCGACCGCGCTGGTCTATGGAGAGGGTCTGGTCGAGCGGGTGCGTGCGCTCGCCCCAGGCGGCGTGGACGCGGTGCTCGACGCCGCGGGCAAGGGCGCGCTGGAGGACTCCATCAGCCTGCGCGGCGGCACCGACCGGATCGTCACCACCGCCGACTTCCGCGCCCGCGAACTCGGTGTCGTCTTCGCCGAGGGCCCGGCGCGGCGCTCGGCCACCCGGCTGGCCGAACTGGCCCGGCAGGCCACCGCCGGCACACTGATGACCACGGTCGGCGCGACCTACCCGCTTGCCGACGCGGCCAAGGCGCAGCAGGCCAGCGACGCCGGCCACAGCCGTGGGAAGCTCGTCCTCACCGTCGGCTGA
- a CDS encoding NADP-dependent oxidoreductase, which produces MKAVRFHKYGTPDVLRYEEVEQPVPGIGEVRIRVAATSFNPVDGNIRAGFMQGPIPVALPHTPGIDVAGTVDALGEGADGVEVGDRVVGFLPMTGAGAAAEYVLAPAGILTPAPTSIPLADAGGLPLVGLTAWQALFDHAGLTAGQRVLVNGAGGAVGGYAVQLAKHAGAYVIATAGPRSSERVKAAGADEVLGHGLPELAEPVDVVLNLAPVDPAQLAALAGVVRDGGVVVNTTVWMPAPSDEERGVRGIDLFVNSDAAQLAQLVTLVDSGELRVDIARRVPLVDLPALHAEAAAGPISGKVIVLPPAALV; this is translated from the coding sequence ATGAAGGCAGTGCGTTTCCACAAGTACGGCACCCCGGACGTCCTGCGCTACGAGGAGGTGGAACAGCCGGTCCCCGGCATCGGAGAGGTGCGGATCCGGGTGGCTGCGACATCGTTCAACCCGGTCGACGGCAACATCCGTGCCGGCTTCATGCAGGGCCCCATCCCGGTGGCTCTGCCTCACACCCCCGGCATCGACGTCGCCGGCACGGTCGACGCGCTGGGCGAGGGCGCGGACGGCGTCGAGGTCGGTGACCGGGTGGTCGGCTTCCTGCCGATGACCGGCGCCGGCGCGGCCGCGGAATACGTCCTCGCACCGGCTGGGATCCTGACGCCGGCACCCACGAGCATTCCGCTGGCCGACGCCGGCGGACTGCCGTTGGTCGGCCTCACCGCCTGGCAGGCCCTCTTCGACCACGCCGGGCTGACCGCCGGCCAGCGCGTGCTGGTCAACGGCGCGGGTGGCGCGGTCGGCGGCTACGCCGTGCAGCTGGCCAAGCACGCCGGCGCCTACGTGATCGCCACGGCCGGGCCGCGCAGCAGCGAGCGTGTCAAGGCGGCTGGCGCCGATGAGGTTCTCGGTCACGGCCTTCCCGAACTGGCTGAGCCGGTCGACGTGGTGCTCAACCTCGCGCCGGTCGATCCGGCGCAGCTGGCCGCGCTGGCCGGTGTGGTCCGCGACGGCGGTGTCGTGGTGAACACGACGGTGTGGATGCCCGCTCCGTCCGACGAGGAACGTGGCGTGCGCGGCATCGACCTGTTCGTCAACAGCGACGCTGCCCAGCTGGCGCAACTGGTGACGCTGGTCGACTCCGGCGAGCTGCGTGTCGACATCGCCCGGCGGGTGCCACTGGTCGACCTGCCGGCTCTGCATGCCGAAGCCGCCGCGGGCCCGATCTCCGGAAAGGTCATCGTCCTTCCCCCCGCCGCACTCGTCTAG
- a CDS encoding cupin domain-containing protein, with translation MTMAYLAQPDQQQKLEWLDGGTFSVLLDKEATEGKLTVGRFDVAKGEAPPFHLHTREDEVFMLIKGTALVWSGEEEHELREGGIVYLPRKVPHGYRVTSDRADLLMIATPGGIEGMFRHAGRDLTTPRPDGFEIPKSLLAEASELYGGVILGPPR, from the coding sequence ATGACCATGGCCTATCTGGCGCAGCCCGATCAGCAGCAGAAGCTCGAATGGCTCGATGGGGGAACGTTCTCCGTGCTGCTCGACAAGGAAGCCACCGAGGGCAAGCTGACTGTGGGCCGCTTCGATGTCGCCAAGGGCGAAGCCCCGCCGTTCCACCTGCACACCCGCGAGGACGAGGTGTTCATGCTGATCAAGGGCACGGCCCTGGTGTGGTCCGGGGAGGAGGAACACGAGCTGCGCGAAGGCGGGATCGTCTACCTGCCCCGCAAAGTCCCGCACGGCTATCGCGTCACCTCCGACCGCGCCGACCTTCTGATGATCGCCACGCCCGGCGGCATCGAGGGAATGTTCCGCCACGCCGGACGCGACCTCACCACCCCGCGCCCCGACGGTTTCGAAATCCCCAAGTCCCTCCTGGCGGAAGCATCCGAACTCTACGGCGGCGTCATCCTCGGCCCGCCGCGCTGA
- a CDS encoding isochorismatase family protein: MNLEPLTPENTTVVLVDHAVGFANLLRSHDTAEHINNVVGLAKTALWYGSGLVVTNGRPDKPSGPLYPQLKETIGDHPVVERGGNFNGFLDADFARAVRETGRRKLAIAGVSTEGCVLQTVLGALREDYEVYLVVDATASLTAETHAVAVERMVRAGVSPVTWFSLAGEFTVDHRSATAPHFQRLMREHVPTMAMGVQSYLSALQQTGPSSA; encoded by the coding sequence GTGAACCTCGAACCACTGACCCCCGAGAACACCACGGTCGTCCTGGTGGACCACGCCGTCGGATTCGCCAACCTGCTGCGGTCGCACGACACGGCGGAGCACATCAACAACGTGGTCGGACTGGCAAAGACAGCCTTGTGGTACGGAAGCGGCCTGGTCGTGACCAACGGCCGACCCGACAAGCCGTCCGGACCGCTCTACCCGCAACTGAAGGAGACGATCGGGGACCACCCCGTGGTCGAGCGGGGCGGCAACTTCAACGGCTTTCTGGACGCGGACTTCGCACGAGCGGTACGCGAGACCGGGCGCCGCAAGCTCGCCATCGCGGGGGTGTCCACCGAGGGATGCGTCCTGCAGACCGTGCTGGGCGCGCTGCGCGAGGACTACGAGGTCTACCTGGTCGTGGATGCCACAGCGAGTCTGACAGCCGAGACCCACGCCGTCGCGGTCGAGCGCATGGTGCGGGCCGGCGTCTCCCCGGTCACCTGGTTCTCCCTGGCCGGGGAGTTCACCGTGGACCACCGGTCCGCGACCGCACCCCACTTCCAGCGGCTGATGCGCGAGCACGTGCCGACCATGGCCATGGGTGTCCAGTCCTACCTGTCCGCCCTCCAGCAGACTGGGCCGAGTTCGGCATGA